A single Salmo trutta chromosome 14, fSalTru1.1, whole genome shotgun sequence DNA region contains:
- the LOC115208493 gene encoding myelin and lymphocyte protein, giving the protein MTSTTATMGNLPSGLGICTTIPDILYLPELVFGGLVWILVACTLVDPTNPQGWVMFVSVFCFTMTFIWMCMFAFGVHRNSGGWATADFAYHGIAAFFYLSASVALAKVTLDKKSGDLFNYRLDISAVVFSYVATLLYFIHTIFSAFRWKSF; this is encoded by the exons ATGACATCAACTACAGCCACTATGGGGAATTTACCCAGTGGACTAGGAATATGCACAACTATTCCAGACATTCTCTACCTACCGGAGCTT GTCTTTGGAGGTCTGGTATGGATCCTGGTGGCATGTACACTGGTGGATCCCACCAACCCACAGGGCTGGGTGATGTTCGTGTCCGTCTTCTGTTTCACCATGACCTTCATCTGGATGTGCATGTTCGCCTTCGGAGTGCATCGCAACAGCGGGGGATGGGCAACTGCT GACTTTGCATACCACGGCATAGCAGCTTTCTTCTACCTCAGTGCCTCAGTGGCTCTCGCCAAAGTGACCCTGGATAAGAAAAGCGGAGACCTCTTTAACTATCGACTTGACATTTCTGCAGTG GTGTTCTCTTACGTGGCCACGCTCCTCTACTTCATCCACACCATCTTTTCGGCCTTCAGGTGGAAGTCCTTCTAA